One region of Chlamydia psittaci 6BC genomic DNA includes:
- the rplI gene encoding 50S ribosomal protein L9 has translation MKQQLLLLEDVEGLGRSGDIVTARPGYVRNYLLPQQKAVIAGAGTLRLQAKLKEERLLRAAADKAESEKLAEILKDIVLEFQVRVDPDNNMYGSVTVSDIIAEAAKKNIVLTRKNFPHAHYAIKNLGKKSVPLKLKEDVTATLMVEVSSESSYVAVLNTQPSQEQTAAEELN, from the coding sequence ATGAAACAACAACTACTTTTACTAGAGGATGTTGAGGGTTTAGGCCGTAGTGGCGATATTGTAACTGCACGTCCTGGATATGTTCGTAACTATCTTCTGCCTCAACAGAAAGCTGTGATAGCAGGAGCTGGAACCTTAAGGTTGCAGGCTAAATTGAAAGAAGAACGGTTACTCCGTGCAGCAGCAGATAAGGCAGAATCTGAAAAATTAGCAGAAATTCTTAAAGATATCGTTCTTGAGTTTCAGGTCCGTGTAGACCCGGATAATAATATGTATGGTTCCGTCACAGTAAGTGATATTATTGCCGAGGCAGCTAAGAAAAATATTGTTCTTACACGTAAGAATTTCCCTCACGCTCATTATGCGATTAAAAATCTTGGAAAGAAAAGTGTACCTTTAAAACTAAAGGAAGACGTAACTGCAACTTTAATGGTTGAAGTATCTTCTGAAAGTTCGTACGTTGCCGTTCTTAATACGCAACCGTCTCAAGAACAGACAGCTGCTGAAGAATTAAATTAG
- the rpsR gene encoding 30S ribosomal protein S18, producing MNKPVHNNEHRRKRFNKKCPFVSAGWKTIDYKDTETLKKFITERGKILPRRITGVSSRFQGILTLAIKRARHIGFLPFVGED from the coding sequence ATGAATAAGCCTGTTCATAATAATGAACACAGAAGGAAGCGTTTTAATAAGAAATGCCCTTTTGTTTCCGCAGGTTGGAAAACAATCGATTACAAAGATACGGAAACTTTAAAAAAATTTATTACGGAAAGAGGTAAGATCTTACCTAGAAGAATTACAGGTGTCTCTTCCCGCTTCCAAGGTATTCTTACCCTAGCTATTAAGAGAGCGCGTCATATAGGGTTTCTACCTTTTGTAGGAGAAGATTAA
- the rpsF gene encoding 30S ribosomal protein S6: MKEKTTQLYEGAYVFSVTLSEEARRKALEKVTSGITNYGGEILKIHDQGRKKLAYTIRGAREGYYYLIYFTVVPGVIAELWKEYHLNEDLLRFLTLKTDAVKEVLEFASLPE, translated from the coding sequence ATGAAAGAAAAAACAACCCAACTATACGAAGGGGCGTATGTATTTAGTGTTACTCTCAGTGAAGAAGCTAGACGCAAGGCTTTGGAGAAGGTAACTTCAGGCATCACAAATTATGGTGGCGAAATTCTAAAAATTCATGATCAAGGACGCAAAAAATTAGCGTATACTATTCGTGGAGCTAGAGAAGGTTACTACTATCTTATTTACTTTACAGTAGTTCCTGGAGTGATAGCCGAGTTATGGAAAGAGTATCATCTTAATGAAGATCTTCTCAGATTCTTAACCCTTAAAACTGATGCAGTCAAAGAAGTTTTAGAATTCGCATCATTACCAGAATAA
- the pth gene encoding aminoacyl-tRNA hydrolase, which translates to MTSLVVAIGNPGRQYIWTRHNIGFLCVDRLVQQFPGVHFKEAPKLFSDIAKVESSQGSMVFIKPRTYVNLSGKAVLAVKGYYNIATDRILVIADDVNQPFGNIRLRQSAGGGGHKGIKSITQSLGSNDYWQLRLGIGRPQRENVELSDFVLGQFTEEEQIGIQSLFIEASALFSQWCSGAQTA; encoded by the coding sequence ATGACTAGTCTGGTTGTTGCCATAGGGAATCCGGGGCGCCAATATATATGGACGCGACACAACATAGGATTCCTATGTGTGGATAGGCTAGTTCAGCAGTTCCCCGGAGTGCATTTTAAAGAAGCTCCGAAATTATTTTCTGATATTGCCAAGGTAGAGTCGTCCCAAGGGTCTATGGTTTTTATAAAGCCTAGGACTTATGTTAATTTAAGTGGTAAGGCTGTTTTAGCAGTTAAGGGATATTATAATATTGCAACAGACCGTATTCTAGTTATCGCTGATGATGTGAACCAACCATTTGGTAATATTCGTCTTCGCCAAAGTGCTGGAGGAGGCGGTCATAAAGGGATAAAAAGTATCACACAAAGCCTAGGTTCGAATGACTATTGGCAGTTGCGTTTGGGTATAGGTCGACCTCAAAGAGAAAATGTAGAGTTGTCGGACTTTGTTCTCGGGCAGTTTACTGAAGAAGAACAGATTGGAATACAATCCTTATTTATCGAGGCCAGTGCGTTATTTTCTCAATGGTGTTCTGGGGCTCAAACAGCCTAG
- a CDS encoding 50S ribosomal protein L25/general stress protein Ctc, translating into MELVVTSRETDKKSLLKKIRQTGGIPAVIYSGGKSLANIVVDAHVFSKFLSSLESGALSSTIFSLSYEGRTIKALVKDIQYQVTSYKVIHLDFEELIEDRDVKLNIPIRCINAVDCVGVKLGGSLRQVIRALRVVCKPKDIVPYLELDVRSLGLSQTRKLSDIQLPAGLRPITPLKEVVVTVSRR; encoded by the coding sequence ATGGAGCTCGTAGTTACAAGTCGCGAGACTGATAAAAAATCTTTGCTTAAAAAAATTCGTCAAACAGGAGGTATTCCTGCTGTTATTTACTCTGGCGGAAAGAGCCTAGCAAATATTGTTGTTGATGCTCACGTGTTTAGCAAATTTTTATCTAGCCTAGAAAGCGGTGCGCTATCTTCTACAATTTTTTCTTTATCTTACGAAGGTCGTACGATTAAGGCCTTAGTTAAAGATATTCAATATCAAGTGACCTCATATAAAGTGATCCACTTAGATTTTGAAGAACTTATAGAAGATCGTGATGTAAAATTAAATATTCCAATTCGCTGTATTAATGCCGTGGATTGTGTTGGCGTAAAACTAGGCGGATCTTTAAGACAAGTTATCCGTGCTTTACGTGTCGTATGTAAACCTAAAGATATTGTTCCCTACTTAGAATTGGATGTCCGCTCTCTAGGATTGTCTCAGACAAGAAAGCTTTCGGATATTCAACTCCCTGCAGGGCTTCGACCTATCACCCCTCTGAAGGAAGTTGTTGTAACAGTATCTAGAAGATAA
- the glgA gene encoding glycogen synthase GlgA — MKIIQASVECAPFIKAGGLGDVVYGLSKALSIDHDVEILLPFYPFLFPAFSSKALNEQFFSYNFLGRQNATATSYEYEGMTLTVITLDSQSELFSTSTIYTEDDTLRFSAFSAAAAAYIQKLDKVDVVHMHDWHVGLLAGLLKEPNLPSYPKRIFTIHNFSYRGYCSTQLLGASEISDFGLSNYQLFRDPNTSVLLKGALYCSDYITTVSPSYAQDILNDYSDYEIHDAIMSRRHVFCGILNGIDENIWNPETDPALAEHYGNNLLESPDVLFTKKEENKISLYEKLGLSHEYSPLMCVISRIVEQKGPEFMKAAILHAMENSYALVIAGTCYDQEIQRQFTNLQESLTASPNIRIILDYNDSLVRLIYGAADMICIPSHFEPCGLTQLIGMRYGTVPLVRSTGGLADTVTMGVNGFTFSHTDNFNDFFHMLSQAVSTYRHEPDVWFQLVEEGMLRPSGLTTMATHYLEVYNSLF; from the coding sequence ATGAAAATCATACAAGCTTCTGTAGAATGTGCTCCTTTTATTAAAGCTGGTGGACTAGGTGATGTTGTTTATGGTTTATCGAAAGCATTATCTATCGACCATGACGTTGAAATCCTCCTCCCCTTCTATCCTTTTCTCTTCCCTGCGTTTTCTTCTAAAGCGCTTAATGAGCAATTTTTCTCTTATAACTTTTTAGGAAGACAAAATGCGACCGCCACCTCCTATGAATATGAAGGGATGACTCTTACTGTGATTACATTGGACTCACAATCGGAGCTTTTTTCCACGTCGACGATCTACACCGAAGATGACACGCTACGTTTCAGTGCTTTTTCTGCTGCTGCTGCTGCATATATTCAAAAATTAGATAAAGTAGATGTTGTGCATATGCATGACTGGCATGTAGGACTTTTAGCGGGGCTGTTAAAAGAACCTAATCTTCCTAGCTATCCAAAAAGAATTTTCACAATTCACAACTTTAGTTATCGAGGCTATTGCAGTACACAATTGCTTGGAGCCTCTGAAATCAGTGATTTCGGATTAAGCAATTACCAATTATTTAGAGATCCGAACACGAGCGTCCTCCTCAAAGGAGCCTTATATTGTTCTGATTACATTACTACCGTATCTCCTTCATATGCTCAGGATATACTCAATGATTATTCGGATTACGAAATACACGATGCCATCATGTCTAGACGTCATGTTTTTTGTGGTATTTTGAATGGTATAGATGAAAATATTTGGAATCCAGAAACAGATCCTGCTTTAGCGGAGCATTATGGTAACAATTTGCTTGAGTCTCCTGATGTCCTATTTACAAAGAAAGAAGAAAACAAAATCTCCTTGTATGAGAAATTAGGGCTATCTCATGAATACTCTCCTTTAATGTGTGTAATCTCACGGATTGTTGAGCAAAAAGGTCCTGAATTTATGAAAGCTGCTATTCTTCATGCTATGGAAAATAGCTATGCTCTAGTCATTGCAGGCACATGCTACGATCAAGAAATTCAAAGACAATTTACCAATTTACAAGAATCTTTAACGGCTTCGCCGAATATTCGGATTATTTTGGATTATAATGATTCCCTAGTACGCTTAATTTATGGTGCTGCGGATATGATCTGCATTCCTTCACATTTTGAACCTTGTGGACTTACACAACTTATTGGAATGCGCTATGGAACCGTGCCTCTAGTTAGATCTACTGGGGGTCTTGCTGATACCGTTACTATGGGGGTCAATGGTTTTACTTTTTCCCATACGGATAACTTCAATGACTTCTTTCATATGTTATCCCAAGCAGTTTCTACCTATAGGCATGAGCCTGACGTATGGTTTCAACTTGTTGAAGAGGGCATGTTACGACCATCAGGACTCACCACCATGGCTACCCATTACTTAGAGGTCTATAATTCCTTATTCTGA
- the pgsA gene encoding CDP-diacylglycerol--glycerol-3-phosphate 3-phosphatidyltransferase — protein sequence MGLPNYLTFSRLFITPIFMLLYLKGKWLGITPVVLPYVLLALLGLSELTDAIDGYVARKFSQVTDLGKLLDPMADSIYRISLYLTFTQPPVNFPLILVFIFLARDSVISTLRTVCAFRGVVLAARASGKLKAILQGISFLLILLAMIPHSLGMISERELELFASVVGSIVAIYSVCSGAEYFWVNKNHVLQRAKSKGNDQNKEL from the coding sequence GTGGGACTACCTAATTATCTAACTTTTTCCCGGCTATTTATAACGCCAATTTTCATGCTGCTCTATCTCAAAGGAAAGTGGCTGGGGATCACCCCCGTGGTTCTTCCCTATGTTTTACTGGCTCTTTTGGGCCTCTCAGAGCTTACGGATGCTATCGATGGCTATGTAGCTAGGAAGTTTTCTCAGGTGACTGATTTAGGGAAACTTCTTGATCCTATGGCCGATAGTATTTATCGAATTTCTCTATATCTCACATTCACTCAACCTCCGGTAAATTTCCCCTTAATTCTTGTGTTCATTTTTCTCGCTAGAGATTCTGTTATTAGTACATTACGTACTGTATGCGCTTTCCGAGGGGTTGTACTAGCTGCTAGAGCGAGTGGAAAATTAAAGGCTATTTTACAAGGTATCAGCTTTTTGTTGATTTTGCTCGCTATGATCCCTCATTCACTGGGAATGATTTCTGAGAGAGAGCTAGAGCTTTTTGCTTCGGTAGTTGGGTCTATAGTGGCTATCTATTCCGTATGTTCAGGAGCTGAGTATTTTTGGGTGAATAAGAATCACGTGCTACAAAGGGCGAAGTCTAAGGGAAACGATCAGAATAAGGAATTATAG
- a CDS encoding glycine--tRNA ligase yields the protein MSQPLTLQAMIAKILQFWSEQGCVIHQGYDLEVGAGTFNPATFLRALGPEPYQTAYVEPSRRPQDGRYGTHPNRLQNYHQLQVLLKPVPTNFLSLYKDSLQIIGLDLREHDIRFVHDDWENPTIGAWGLGWEVWLNGMEITQLTYFQAIGSKPLDTISGEITYGIERIAMYLQKKNSIFDVLWSDELTYGDVTRASEKAWSEYNFDAANTQTWLKHFEDFAQEALAALDQGLPVPAYDFVIKASHAFNILDARGVISVTERTRYITRIRQLARAVADGYVDWRASLNYPLLRNRKADKHVDTQALPCPKMETAENFLLEIGAEELPATFVPIGIQQLESLAKKLLSDYNIGYDSLEVLGSPRRLALLIYNLEPTAIQKAVEKKGPILSSLFSDSGDVTTQGEQFFATHHVDIRHYSELSQHSLFDIREINGVQYLFLLHPEVRKDTAVILSNELPKLIQSMKFPKKMTYDDSGVEYARPIRWLVSLYGTSVLPFSFGKVSASNISWGHRQLDPREVRIPSCERYIDTLRDACVIVSHKERREIIEQGLKLHSSDSVSPITNPRLLEETVFLTEHPFVTCGQFDPEFCSLPKELLIAEMVNHQKYFPTQNTVQQITNQFILVCDNCPNDIIIQGNEKALTPRLTDGAFLFAQDLKTPLTTFVDKLKSVTYFEALGSLYDKVQRLKAHKNIVYPLMPLSSEEDINTAIEFCKADLVSAVVNEFAELQGIMGEYYLKHAGLSHASAVAIGEHLRHITYGQTISTTGTLLSLLDRFDNLLSCFILNLRPTSSHDPYALRRQSLEILTLLHASEVSLDLENLLYHLADNFPSTVEGTSWDKPAVIKDLLAFIWGRLKTFLASLGFSKDEIATVLSDTSEKNPVEIIKSATAIQEMKANQGATLEKITTTHNRLKKILASLKLPTNKHTSMELGLQEGRLKAALDQFDASANIKNKKEYFLCLGELADNINLFLNEVHVTSGSEELKNLRIHLLLVAMEKFSSYHWESLKS from the coding sequence ATGTCACAACCTCTTACTTTACAAGCAATGATTGCTAAAATTTTACAATTCTGGAGTGAACAGGGGTGTGTGATTCATCAGGGGTATGATCTAGAGGTAGGTGCAGGAACATTTAACCCTGCAACATTTTTGCGTGCTCTAGGTCCAGAGCCTTATCAAACTGCCTATGTAGAGCCTTCTAGACGCCCTCAAGACGGTCGTTACGGCACGCATCCCAACCGCCTGCAAAACTACCACCAACTTCAGGTACTTCTTAAACCCGTCCCCACAAATTTTCTCTCTTTATATAAAGATTCACTACAAATTATAGGTTTGGATCTTCGTGAGCATGATATTCGTTTTGTCCATGATGACTGGGAAAATCCTACGATCGGTGCTTGGGGTTTAGGTTGGGAAGTATGGCTAAATGGCATGGAAATTACCCAGTTGACCTATTTCCAAGCTATAGGAAGCAAGCCTCTCGATACAATCAGTGGAGAGATTACTTATGGCATTGAACGCATTGCTATGTACCTACAAAAGAAAAACTCCATTTTCGATGTTCTCTGGAGTGATGAGCTCACCTATGGAGACGTGACTCGAGCTTCTGAAAAAGCTTGGAGTGAATATAATTTCGATGCTGCCAATACCCAGACGTGGTTAAAACACTTTGAAGACTTTGCTCAAGAGGCTTTAGCTGCCCTAGATCAAGGGTTACCCGTTCCTGCTTACGACTTTGTTATTAAGGCATCTCACGCCTTTAATATTCTTGATGCTCGAGGCGTGATTTCTGTTACGGAGCGTACCCGCTACATTACTAGAATTCGTCAATTAGCCCGTGCTGTTGCAGATGGTTATGTAGATTGGCGCGCCTCTTTAAATTACCCATTACTTCGCAATAGGAAGGCTGATAAGCATGTAGATACACAAGCTCTTCCATGTCCTAAAATGGAAACTGCGGAAAATTTCCTATTAGAGATTGGTGCTGAGGAACTGCCTGCAACTTTCGTCCCCATCGGGATTCAGCAGTTAGAATCTTTGGCGAAGAAGCTTTTATCTGACTACAATATTGGTTATGACAGTTTAGAAGTCTTAGGATCTCCAAGAAGACTGGCTTTATTAATTTACAACTTAGAGCCGACAGCCATACAAAAAGCTGTTGAGAAGAAGGGCCCCATCCTATCCTCTTTATTTAGTGATTCCGGAGATGTAACTACGCAGGGTGAGCAATTCTTTGCTACTCATCATGTGGATATCCGTCATTATAGTGAGCTTTCACAACACTCTTTGTTCGATATTCGTGAAATCAATGGTGTACAATATCTCTTCCTTCTCCATCCTGAAGTGCGTAAAGACACCGCTGTGATTCTATCCAATGAATTGCCTAAATTAATTCAGTCTATGAAATTCCCTAAGAAAATGACCTATGATGATAGTGGTGTAGAATATGCTCGCCCTATTCGTTGGTTAGTTTCTCTATATGGGACCTCTGTGCTTCCTTTTTCCTTTGGCAAAGTCTCTGCTTCGAATATTTCCTGGGGACATCGCCAGTTGGATCCTAGAGAAGTACGCATTCCTTCTTGTGAACGTTATATAGATACACTACGTGATGCATGTGTGATTGTGTCTCATAAAGAACGAAGAGAAATTATTGAACAAGGGTTAAAGTTACACAGCTCGGATAGTGTTTCGCCGATAACTAATCCTCGTTTACTTGAGGAAACTGTTTTCCTTACAGAGCATCCTTTTGTTACTTGCGGACAATTCGATCCTGAGTTTTGTTCACTACCTAAAGAGCTTCTCATTGCTGAAATGGTAAATCACCAAAAATACTTCCCTACCCAAAATACAGTTCAACAAATTACCAATCAGTTTATTTTAGTTTGTGACAACTGTCCCAATGACATTATTATTCAAGGGAATGAAAAAGCCTTAACTCCTCGTCTCACCGATGGAGCATTCCTCTTTGCACAAGATCTAAAAACTCCGTTAACAACTTTTGTGGATAAACTAAAATCCGTAACCTATTTTGAAGCTCTTGGCTCACTTTATGACAAAGTACAAAGGTTAAAAGCTCATAAAAACATAGTTTACCCACTCATGCCTTTATCTTCTGAAGAAGACATAAACACAGCAATAGAGTTCTGTAAAGCTGACTTAGTTTCTGCTGTGGTTAATGAATTTGCAGAACTTCAAGGTATCATGGGAGAATATTACCTGAAACATGCGGGATTATCTCATGCATCTGCGGTAGCTATAGGAGAACATTTACGTCATATTACTTATGGTCAGACGATCTCCACGACAGGAACTCTATTAAGTCTGCTAGATCGTTTTGATAATTTACTTTCTTGTTTTATATTAAATCTCCGACCGACTTCATCTCATGATCCTTATGCCTTACGTCGTCAGTCTTTAGAGATTCTTACACTGTTACATGCTTCCGAAGTTTCTCTGGATCTTGAAAATCTACTTTATCATTTAGCGGATAACTTTCCTTCTACCGTTGAAGGGACTTCCTGGGATAAACCTGCGGTTATCAAAGATCTCCTAGCATTTATATGGGGAAGACTAAAAACCTTTTTGGCCTCTCTAGGATTCAGCAAAGATGAAATTGCGACTGTACTTTCTGATACCTCCGAGAAAAACCCTGTAGAAATTATAAAATCTGCGACAGCCATTCAAGAAATGAAAGCGAATCAAGGGGCTACTTTAGAAAAAATTACAACGACGCATAATCGCTTAAAAAAGATTTTAGCTTCTTTGAAACTCCCTACGAATAAACACACGTCCATGGAACTTGGTCTACAGGAAGGTCGTCTAAAAGCTGCTCTCGATCAGTTTGATGCATCGGCAAATATTAAGAATAAAAAAGAGTATTTCCTCTGTCTTGGAGAACTTGCAGACAACATTAATCTGTTCTTAAATGAAGTTCATGTGACTAGTGGCAGCGAAGAATTAAAAAACTTACGCATTCATCTGTTACTAGTAGCTATGGAGAAATTCTCTTCGTATCATTGGGAATCTTTAAAAAGTTAA